One part of the Phoenix dactylifera cultivar Barhee BC4 chromosome 4, palm_55x_up_171113_PBpolish2nd_filt_p, whole genome shotgun sequence genome encodes these proteins:
- the LOC120110436 gene encoding uncharacterized protein LOC120110436 isoform X5: MQLRNAPSRVVVDKVATFSYPSSIPETPIIGLDLKVQQAKKFAVTQAQQEGCLGNYRSFDSPFGNYLVPVIPTHADLIG, encoded by the exons GAATGCCCCTTCAAGGGTTGTGGTAGATAAGGTTGCGACATTCTCATATCCTTCTTCA ATTCCAGAGACACCAAtcattggattagatttgaaagTTCAGCAGGCTAAGAAGTTCGCTGTGACACAAGCACAACAGGAAGGATGCCTCGGAAATTATAGAAGTTTTGACTCTCCCTTTGGAAACTATCTTGTTCCTGTAATCCCAACTCATGCTGACTTGATTGGGTAG